The Delphinus delphis chromosome 11, mDelDel1.2, whole genome shotgun sequence DNA segment AAGCCACTTCCATGTCTCAccttgttgaatgaacaaataattctTGATTCCTGACTTTTTTCTAGGTTTGCTCATTCTGTTTCCTCTACCAGGGGTTTGCCATCTACACAGCCAATACTGTCCCCTGTACTATGTAGGGTCCTGATCCCTCCAACCTAAAGTGACTTTTCCCTCATTAAAACTCCTTATCTCTCTTATGTGACTCCTTTCATTTTTGCTTTGCCTATAGTTATTTGGGACCTCTTATAAGATGATAATCACATTGAGAGCAGTTTGAGTCAACACTGTTTATCTACAACCCCTTGTATATACTATGTTCTCAACAAGTATATATTACGctaagttattaaaaattaaccTAGTATGTTTTTGCCATTTAAGAAAACTGTATTTGACTGGGGGAAATATTAAGCAATATAGGTTATGATATACTCTACTACTACTTACAAAgtgaattttgataaattttaagattagTAACAATGGGTGGTGAAAAGATGAGACTTTACGCCTCTTGGTATcctttgtttccattattttatgtTCCCTTTTTCACTCTAAACTTTGTTTAAGACTGAGAAAATTGATCTGCAGACCGGGAGACCGGAGCGCTGTGCCTGGCGAGAGGACGGTCGTCCGCGTGTTCACCGCCTCCTCCTCGGGCTTCGTGGCgataaagaagcagcagcaggatgTGGTTAGATTTCTGGAAGCCAACAAGATAAAGTCTGAGGAGGTGGACGTCACGATGTCAGAAGAGCAGAGGCAGTGGATGTACAAAAACATCCCCCCGGAAGAGGAGCCTGTTCAGGGCAACCCTCTGCCACCTCAGATATTTAATGGGGACCGATACTGTGCAGATTATGACAGTTTATTTGAATCCAAGGAAAGCAACACAGTCTTTTCATTCTTAGGCCTGAAATCACAGTTGGCATCAAAGGAAGAACCTTAGTGAAGACAAGTGGAAGAGGACGGAGATGCATTTTGCAGCACCCCTGGTACTCAGCACACACCTGCTTACCTAATGCATCAGTGTGACAGAAGCCACATGCATTATCAGTAACTTTGCTTGCCATGGAAAAGGTGTTTGGGGAACATCAGACATGGTCTGATGGGATTGCATGAGTGCTTTAAACCAAATCAGGACcatggtggggtttttttcttgttttcagaaTTGCCTGCAGTTGCCTCACTCACCCGGAGGTACTGTCACCTGTTACAGGTGTGCTTCCTGAATAACTGAGTGATAAGCAGGTGGCACCATCAGAGAGAAGGTACTGGATCTGCCCTGGGTTGTAGTTGATGCCAGGATTGCTGAGACCTGCTTCTCTTCAGGCTGCCAAGGTGGTATCTTTGAAATTAGTCTGCCAGGCTATTAGAATATtttgatcagaaagaaaaaaagcaatgttgGTTGACAAAGGGCTAAAGATCTTTGCTGCAGATTCATGAACATCACTATTCCAGTGCTTGTCATAACTGAAGAAAAAGTTAGATGTTCTAGCCTCCTTTTGGTAATGGAAATTCTTACCCCCATAAATCCTCCAAGCCTCTACAGATGTTTCCAGAAATCACTGTTGCAGCAGTGTGTGATCAGAACCGAGTGACAGGGATGAAAAgaattgctcttttaaaaaatacatgcttCTTTATCACTTACAAAGGAAAAGTTCAACCTAATGTGTAAGATTgcttaaaagatatatttaaagaggTGCACTGACAATTAATTTATAGAGACATAATCTGACTCGTACCTGAAAGCATTTCAGCTTTAGCAACTTTAGCAACTTATTTATGCGTAagtgcacatatatttttaaacgcAGCTCCCCTAACTAatagctgcttatatattttgcgAAGGGATCATATTTTTCGAGAAAGGAAGATCTCggttaaatatattttgtgaacCCTTGATGAGGCAAATTAAAAGACACTAATATTGCtgcacaatttaatttttttcctgtgttacTTTTCATTGGTCCTCTGACTCTGCCAGCTCATATCTCTGGCCAATGCACAGTCCCGGATTTTCAGAGTAACATAGATACGCGTTTTCATTCCATATATGAACACCAGTGATATTTCAGAACAGAGTACATACCAGAAAGGGGCTGTCAGAGACTCACTCTGAATTGTACTTGGCATGTGAAATCTCTCCTTCCTTTGGAGTTGTTGCTGATAAACACTGAACCTGTCGACTTCATTAGGGCAAAGGCTCCTTTTCTGCATCCTTGTCCCTGCTCACAGTTTTAGAGTTTCTAGTTGCCAAACTTGGGAATAGTCTTGAATAGGATAAATTCAGAGGGTTACCTAAGATATTCTGCTATTCCCAGCATCCTGATGGTGAACCTGCCCTTTAGATTCTGAGCAGGAAGTTTGtaagaaatggaaagaacaaGAATTTAGGCCCTGTCACCTGTGTTCTCTCCCTCCTATTCTAAAGCTAACATCCCAGGACTGACACCCCAGCCTGAGATTTGCATCCCAGGACTACAGCCAGAAGAAAAGCATGCCACTGATTCCTATATGACTGGAACAGATACATAATCCACAATTTTCTCTCCCACGAAAGCTGCTGTAAAATCATGGTTATAACTGCTTAGTTGGCATTAAATACGATCCAGGTCAAATTCCACTTGATAAATCCCAGGGACTATCCAGGAAATTTTTTTTGAACTGGATATTGTGTTAAAGTCTAAGAAGACTTAGAATTTCTTAAGatacagcaatttttaaaaagttaatgttgCAACGGTCTAACTTACATTTTGTCTACTCTTGCCCGTGAGTACCAAGAAGCAACTTGGTAAGATTGAGTCTTGGGGTTGTAGGATCAATACAATACTTGCTAGACCAAGAAAGCTACTCAGAATTGTTTGTCTCAAAACTTCTGAATTACTCTGGTTGTAGTAGGCCCAGTATGGCTGTCCTAAACAGACTAGATGAATAGGAGTGCTAAATTATTTACCACAGTTACAGATCAtctaccccaccccacattttctttctttctttctttctttttttttctggagcagCAAAGAAATAGGAGAGACCAGCTTCAACTGGTATTGTACTTGTTATGAGCGAGCTAGAAGCACATTGTGTGGCATTTCCCTCAGTACCCAGGCTCTGCAGAGTCCTAAGGTATTGCCCTCTGGGACCACACCATGTTCAGAGAATACTGTGTCCTTACGTGTGTTTTACCAGCTGAATTCCAAACATGTAATGGTTTTCTTCATCCCTTCTTTAACTAGCTACCTTTAGATCTGGAGAATCACAGTCTTAAAAATCTAGGAAAGAAGTGGATGGGAATTGCAGACATAGGTGTAATATCAAGAGCATTTTAAGacagaatttttatttcctataCTAGGCTTGTTGGGGCAAAGAAAATGTGCTGCTAAAAATCAAATTAtgccattttaaaatgagataaaatacagaatgccATCCTGCTAGGTATATGCAGACCAGAAGAAAATTTAGTTGGGGAAGTACTTGTTTTTCCAGATTCTGGTATTCTattaaaatcaaagaggagaaaaggaagattttttttttctctcaggctctaatatattttagatttgtttctgttttatagatttaTTCAACACTCCCACATAGATGTTTTTATATTACATGAATTTAATAATGAACTAAACTTACTTTTGTCCTCTGTTGTTGAAAGGTACCAAAGCctctttctggtttgttttgttttgttttttaatttgattttgctGTATagggttttgctttttctagaaatGCTTTTCATGTAACATCTTTTCTAAAGTGTCAGAGCCCATTTTGATCtgcaaaattattgtttttagatttcggTTTGTATGCATTTGTCTCTAAAGGCATTGGTGAAATCTCAGATTTTATATTCAGCATTAAAGAGGAataaattccaggaaaaaaaaaaagacggagaAAATTGAGCAATAATGCAGGAAAAGAATGTGGAAATGTGGCATTTCAGAAAACAACATGGATATGCCATTATTCTTGGACTGCAATATTTTGTTCCATGGAAAAATATCCTGACCTCAGTTCAAGATAGCCTTCATGAACAGAAACACATCAGTTGATACCTCCATATAATTGTTGACTTAGCAGCTGCCGTCCTTGCTTTATAAATATTGTCTCATTTTCAAAACTTATTTGCTTAAATAAAAGCTGCTGCTATGAGGCTTATAGGCTAATTATGCCTATtcacaaaataatgttttaaatttgttgCTAAAAATTTCTGGATCTAGTAGCAAAATTATTGTAACATAAAAAATGCTATTTACCATTTGTAGTTAAGAGCTGATAGAGACCTGATTCACTGTGGGATGGACCACGCAAGGgtatgaataccaggaggcaagGGTGATTGGGGGTCATCTTAGAGGCGGCTGTCGCAGTATATTATGCAAATTTGAGAAACAATACTGTTTGTGAATAGTTTTGGGAGTCTTCAGGGCCCCTAGTATTCTCCATGGCCCCTGAATACCCTGAAGACAATGAAGAACAATTTGTCATTCTTGTGGGAAACATGGAATTAGTAGGCTGTGATCCTCGTGGCTCCTGAGCAAATGTCCCCAAGATCTGTGCGTCCTTT contains these protein-coding regions:
- the LOC132434249 gene encoding SH3 domain-binding glutamic acid-rich-like protein 2, whose translation is MGTPDLQLISQKLRLRKLICRPGDRSAVPGERTVVRVFTASSSGFVAIKKQQQDVVRFLEANKIKSEEVDVTMSEEQRQWMYKNIPPEEEPVQGNPLPPQIFNGDRYCADYDSLFESKESNTVFSFLGLKSQLASKEEP